The sequence CGGCCATTGCCGTTGCTTTGGCTGGCATAGATATCGTAGTTGAACAGCAAACCCAGGCTGCTTTGCGCCGGCAAGCGCTGCAACGGTGAATGGGCGCCGATGGTTTGCTGCGGCAACCAGTCGTTAGGCACGTTGATCAGCAACTGCTGGCTCTCGCCGCTGTAGCTGACATCCACCTTCTCCAGCCGATCGACGGCGATCTCTTTCGCCTGCTTATCCGCTACCGGCAGCCCGGCGTCGAGCAGTTGCTGGGGCGTCATGTAGTAATGGCCGCCGCGGTAGTTGACCGGCACGACGTTGCCGGTTTGGCGCCCGTTGACGACCGGCTCCAGATACAGCGTGGTGTCCGGCATGCTGACGGCGCTGGGCGGCGGCGGCAGATCGTCGCCGAGCGCAAACGGCAGCCAGCCGCCGGCCGCCATGCTCAGCATGGCAAACGCCAGCGGCTTAAGGCTGAAACGCCGCGTCGATAGCCTCCCTGTCGGCTGCACCTGGGCCTCAATAAGACGGAATGGCTACGGGCTGTTTGTTGTCATTGACCGTGGCCATCAGTTTGCCGCTGCTGAAACTGCCGGCGGGCGGCAAGGCGAAGCGCATTTGCGAACCGGGCAGCACGTATCCCATCAGGCCGGGATTCAGGCTGCGGCCTTGCAGCGTCACTTTCGACATGCGGGCATGCACTGCGCCTTGATTTCGCACCTCCAGCCAGCGTTCGCTGCTTTGCTGCTGTAGACGATAGCTGAGCTGAGGTTGGCTGGCGGTCGCGTAATCGCGCGGTTTTTCGCTGTCCTGTTTGGTCCAAATACCCTTGCCGCTGACGAACAGCGGCACCGAGTAGCGCATCTGGAATTTCAGCCCCATCTCCGCACCGCCGGGAGCGGCGCCCGACGATTGTTCTTTCAGCGGCACTTCATCGACCAAAATGCGGTAGGCGCGCTCCTGTCCCGCCGCCGGGGCCGACTGTTTGATCAGGCGTATCAGCTGGCGTTTGCCTGGCGCGATCGACGCCACCGGCGGGCTGGCGATCACGTCGCTTTGGTTGCTGTAATCGTCTTTACCGGCGGTTTGCCGCCAACCCAACACGCGAATTTGCATATAGACCGGTTTGCTGTCGCGATTTTCCAGCCACAGCGCGGTGGCCTGTTGTTGATCTTCAATCACCGGATCGATTGGCCAAATGAGAATGGAGGCCGCGGCCAGGGCGTGCTGCTGGCTTGCCAGGAGCAGGGCTGCCGTTAACGGCAGGCGGAAGGGTATGCGCATAACTCATCCTTATTGCAAAAAAACTTAATAAGTGACCGTCAACAAGACCGTATCGCTGTAAACGCCACTGGTGGGCAGGGTACTGGTCGAAAACAGACGGGCGTAAACCTTGATTTCTTGCGTGCTGCCGGTGGCGGCGACGGTCTGCGCCGCACCGCCGTTGGCGCCATCCCCCCAAAGGGTGGCGTAGTTGCTGTCTTGATAAAGTTGATACAGCAGCGTTTCCGACGTGGCGGCGTTTTGTAATTTTCTGCCGCCGGCGATGGATCCGGTCACATGATTGCCGACGCCGAGGGCCAGCGTAACGCTCAGCCCCGGGTTGCAGCGAAACAGCACCGAACCGGCGCCGCTGCTGGAGACGACGCTGACCGCGTTGCTCAGCGAGGACAGCTGGCCGAAGTTCAGGGTGCCGAAGGTGGTCACGTCGCTGACGCCGCTGCCTAATACGCAGCCTTTTACCACGGTTGCATTGACGGTGAACGGCTGGCTTTTGGTCAAGTCGTTGACGCCGGTATCGCTTTGGGCCGGGGAAAGCGGCAGGCAGAACAGCAAACCGCAAATGGAAGCGCGCATCGTCATTACCAATTGATCGTGACCTGTACCGTGTCGGTGTAGCTGCCTGTCGGGGGCGTGGACTGCGCCGGAATCATGCCATAGACCGGCAGCCAGTTGTCCGAACCGTTGGCGGTTTGTGACACGCCCGTCAGATTGTCCCAAATGGTGCTGTGGGCGGCGTTGGTGTACAGGTTGTAATTCACCCGTTGGCCGGCCGCGCTTTGCAGGTAGCGGGCCGCGGTATTGCCGCTTTGCCCGCCGCCAAGCAGAACGCTGTAGCTGGTGCCGTTGGTGCATTTCACCCGAATGGCGCCGGCGTTTTGCTGCCCGGCGACGCTGGTGGCGGTGCTGAGAAAATACAGCGTGCCGAAATTCAGCGTGCCGAAGCTGACGTTGCCGCCTGAGCTGCTGCCGGCTTCACAGGCGCTGAGCAAGGTCGCGCTGACGCCGAGGGTCGCCGTTTTACTGTCGGCCAGCGCCAACAGACTGCACGCCCATAATCCGCCGCAGCAAAGCGCGTGCCGCACCGTTACCAGGTGACCGTCATCGTGACGGTGTCGTTATAGGTGTCCGCCGCCGGGGTAGAACCGGCCGCCGGCACGCGGCCATACACGATCAGCGGAACGGCGGCGCCGGTGCCGGTGCCGGTCAGCGCGTTGGCGCCGCTGCCCCAGGCGGTGGTGCGCGCGGCATCCTGGTAAAGGTTATAGCTGATGAATGCGCCTGCCGTGCTGGCCATGCGGCGTTGGGTGCCTGACGTGACGTGGAGCCCGTTGTCCAGCGCCACCGTGTAGTCTGTGCCGGTGGTGCAGGTCAATGACAGCGTACCGGCCCCCCCTGCGCCGGTGGCGCTGGCGTCGATGATGTTGGCCAGTGAAGAGTAAGTGCCGAAGCTGATGGAGCCGAAGTCGTTGACGGAACCGCTGCTGTTGCCGCCACCCACGACGCAACCGGCGCCGATGGTCAGCGTCACGCCTAACGTGCCTTGAATGGTGCCTGCTGCGTTAGCCGCGCCGTTGGCGCACAGCAGGGTTGCTACCGAGGTCAATGCCATCAGAGTTTTTTTCATCTTATATTCCTTGCCGTATGAGAGAAAGCCCGCAAAGACGCCACCCAGAGGTGGGTTGAACGTATTCATTTAGCTGCACTTTAATTAATAGAATAAGAATCGGGAATTGTCTTGATGAAAGCGAGAAACTTTTTATTCCCATCCCCCGGCTGACGGGGCTTACAGGTGAGGTATACCGATAAATTGAAATGATTAGAATAATAACGAACGGTGATGGGAATATTATTAGCGTTATTTTATCGCCGGGGCGTTTAATTCCCCGGCGCGGTATCGTTTACAGGTGGAAATCCAGCGCCCCGTCGCGCACCAGCTCGCGCGGCAGGTTGTTCTTGATACGGCTACCGATGCGCTTGGCGATGCCCAGCGGCTGCCCTTGGTAGGTGACGATGCATTCATCGCCCGCCGGCGGCAGTTCCGGGTAGAGATCGCGGCCGTGATACCACTCCTGCGCCAGCGTAGCGTCCAGCTCGAAATGCGCTTTGCCGCCGGTGCCGGCCAGCGCGACCGCCGCCTCGTGCTGCCAGCGGAAACCTTTAGGGAAACGCTCCGCCAGTTTGAGGCCGATGCGCGAGAAGCGCACCTTGCCGAACAGCGGTTCCAACTCGGCCGGGAACAGCCAGATCTCTTTGTCGCGCTCCCATAGCCGGCCGTCATCGCCCCAGGTTAAGCCGGATGCGGCGGCGGCTTGGGCGACCTGCGCCGCTTCTTTGCCGGACAGCGGGCTGAACGGGAATTTACCGACTTTGTAGGTCGGCTTCGCCAACGGCGCCACGGCGCGCCGTTTGCGCAGGCGGGCGACGAAAAAGCCTTCGCTGTCGTAAATCTGCGGGAAGACGTGTAGGAAACCTTCGGCGGTCAGCGCCTTGTCGGCGCCGGGGAACAGCCCGCCCAGCGGCTCGATGCTGACCGCGTCGCCGTAGGTGTCCAGCAGCCAACGCACCACCTGCTGGTTTTCCTGCGCATTGAGCGTGCAGGTGGAGTAAACCATCACGCCGCCCGGCGCCAGCGCATGAAACGCGCTGTCGATCAGTTCGCGTTGGGTGGCGGCGATCTCGGCCACGCTTTCCGGCGACCAGTTGCTCATGGCGTCCGGATCCTTGCGCACCACGCCTTCGCCGGAGCAGGGGGCGTCGAGCAGAATGGCGTCGAAGCTCTCCGGCAGCGCGGCGCCGAACACCCGGCCGTCGAAGTGGGTCAGCGCGGTGTTCTTCACGCCGCAGCGGCTGATATTGGCGTGCAGCACTTTCACCCGGCTGGCGGAGTATTCGTTGGCGACGATGCCGCCCTGATTGCCCATCAGCGCGGCGATCTGGGTGGTTTTGGATCCCGGCGCCGCCGCCACGTCCAGCACCCGAGTCGGCGCCGCGCCGCCCGCGAACAGTGCGCTGACCGGCAGCATCGAACTGGCTTCCTGAATGTAGAACAGGCCGCTCAGGTGTTCGGCGGCGCTGCCCAGGCGCAGCTCTTCATCGT comes from Serratia sarumanii and encodes:
- a CDS encoding molecular chaperone, yielding MRIPFRLPLTAALLLASQQHALAAASILIWPIDPVIEDQQQATALWLENRDSKPVYMQIRVLGWRQTAGKDDYSNQSDVIASPPVASIAPGKRQLIRLIKQSAPAAGQERAYRILVDEVPLKEQSSGAAPGGAEMGLKFQMRYSVPLFVSGKGIWTKQDSEKPRDYATASQPQLSYRLQQQSSERWLEVRNQGAVHARMSKVTLQGRSLNPGLMGYVLPGSQMRFALPPAGSFSSGKLMATVNDNKQPVAIPSY
- the rsmF gene encoding 16S rRNA (cytosine(1407)-C(5))-methyltransferase RsmF, giving the protein MAKSTAVFLPPAFLDATRAIMPAELAMDDFIAACQRPLRRSLRVNTLKISVADFLALVQDYDWRLEPIPWCAEGFWIERDDEELRLGSAAEHLSGLFYIQEASSMLPVSALFAGGAAPTRVLDVAAAPGSKTTQIAALMGNQGGIVANEYSASRVKVLHANISRCGVKNTALTHFDGRVFGAALPESFDAILLDAPCSGEGVVRKDPDAMSNWSPESVAEIAATQRELIDSAFHALAPGGVMVYSTCTLNAQENQQVVRWLLDTYGDAVSIEPLGGLFPGADKALTAEGFLHVFPQIYDSEGFFVARLRKRRAVAPLAKPTYKVGKFPFSPLSGKEAAQVAQAAAASGLTWGDDGRLWERDKEIWLFPAELEPLFGKVRFSRIGLKLAERFPKGFRWQHEAAVALAGTGGKAHFELDATLAQEWYHGRDLYPELPPAGDECIVTYQGQPLGIAKRIGSRIKNNLPRELVRDGALDFHL
- a CDS encoding spore coat U domain-containing protein; translation: MRHALCCGGLWACSLLALADSKTATLGVSATLLSACEAGSSSGGNVSFGTLNFGTLYFLSTATSVAGQQNAGAIRVKCTNGTSYSVLLGGGQSGNTAARYLQSAAGQRVNYNLYTNAAHSTIWDNLTGVSQTANGSDNWLPVYGMIPAQSTPPTGSYTDTVQVTINW
- a CDS encoding spore coat U domain-containing protein is translated as MKKTLMALTSVATLLCANGAANAAGTIQGTLGVTLTIGAGCVVGGGNSSGSVNDFGSISFGTYSSLANIIDASATGAGGAGTLSLTCTTGTDYTVALDNGLHVTSGTQRRMASTAGAFISYNLYQDAARTTAWGSGANALTGTGTGAAVPLIVYGRVPAAGSTPAADTYNDTVTMTVTW